One window of the Chitinophaga niabensis genome contains the following:
- a CDS encoding glycosyl hydrolase family 95 catalytic domain-containing protein: MKISRLLLGLCFITQAAAQTPGNYSFVYTSIPKDVPTAKVPDAPLAGNGDIGLTFGGTPEHLKLYFGKNDFWRAYPVYPGGGIAFPGGLDITINSLKGATYYAEQLPTKGSIHAVFTKDDLKAEMNTLVTAMHNTVITEITANKTCKVDLNLWAPEGNTSVVKKGPGWVSRSFSGTPLLEWPSEVTLTMKVYGDQQLQPGKKLTITVTFGKTPEENIAEMKAAHQQWWDKFWQRSGIQINDTMLEKYYTNSQYLFASSSREGKYAPGIWGPFITKDSSAWGGDYHLNYNYQAPYWAAFSSNYIDLTDNYDQPLLDYMEKGRWHAKDLLNMRGIYFPVGIGPRGLCTTLWPLTPDEMEVRYGTRENTIDHGYKFLGQKINAVFGAANMLMRFYSTYDEQYAEKIYPYLLACADFWEDYLKYTNGRYVIENDHYGEVMPNLKNKGQWRHMLGDYNSTLSLGLVKMLFKGMINVSTYLNKDAARQAKWQHILTHLSPFPTQEVEGRVRLKSVEKSPSPWHSGAMGLARVSIHGLILPGEVCGPVTDSAFNAILLSDVSHWKDKMQGPGSWGNTFGNGIETCFPAAVRVGYDADEIIKQLKARIYAQSNRNGWITAAGGGTETLSAVPLTINEMLLQSYEGRVRIFPNWNHKRDAKFNNLRAYGAFVISSSLKNGRVEYVKLQSEKGRDCEMENPWPGKAVKLTRNNKPASSILTGRTFTFKTSKNESIELSPLE; this comes from the coding sequence ATGAAAATTAGCCGCCTGTTACTCGGCCTGTGTTTTATTACACAAGCTGCCGCACAAACGCCGGGTAACTATAGCTTTGTCTATACGTCAATACCGAAAGATGTTCCCACTGCAAAAGTACCGGATGCCCCCCTGGCAGGTAATGGTGATATAGGCCTTACATTTGGCGGAACACCAGAGCATCTGAAACTCTATTTTGGAAAGAATGATTTCTGGCGTGCTTATCCCGTATACCCCGGTGGCGGTATTGCCTTCCCCGGTGGCCTGGATATAACAATCAACAGCTTGAAAGGAGCAACCTACTACGCGGAACAGCTCCCCACCAAAGGTTCCATCCATGCTGTTTTTACAAAAGACGATTTAAAAGCAGAAATGAATACTTTGGTGACCGCCATGCATAACACCGTGATCACGGAGATCACGGCCAACAAAACCTGCAAGGTAGACCTGAACCTCTGGGCACCCGAAGGCAACACTTCCGTTGTGAAAAAAGGCCCCGGCTGGGTATCCCGTTCCTTCTCCGGCACTCCCTTGCTGGAATGGCCCAGCGAAGTTACACTCACAATGAAAGTATACGGAGATCAGCAATTACAGCCCGGTAAAAAGCTGACGATCACGGTAACCTTTGGGAAAACCCCTGAAGAGAACATAGCAGAAATGAAAGCCGCTCACCAGCAATGGTGGGATAAATTCTGGCAACGTTCCGGCATACAGATCAACGATACCATGCTGGAAAAATACTACACTAACTCCCAGTACCTTTTCGCTTCCTCTTCCCGCGAAGGGAAATACGCCCCCGGCATCTGGGGTCCTTTCATTACCAAAGATTCTTCTGCATGGGGCGGTGATTATCACCTTAACTATAATTACCAGGCACCCTACTGGGCTGCCTTTTCCTCTAACTACATAGACCTCACGGACAACTATGATCAACCACTGCTGGATTACATGGAAAAGGGGAGATGGCATGCAAAAGACCTCCTGAATATGCGCGGCATCTATTTCCCGGTAGGTATCGGGCCAAGGGGATTATGCACCACACTATGGCCGCTCACGCCCGATGAAATGGAAGTCCGTTACGGCACCCGCGAAAACACCATCGACCATGGCTATAAATTCCTGGGCCAGAAGATCAATGCCGTTTTTGGTGCCGCCAATATGCTGATGCGTTTTTATAGTACTTATGATGAACAGTATGCGGAAAAAATATACCCTTACCTGTTAGCCTGTGCAGACTTCTGGGAAGACTATCTCAAATACACCAATGGCCGTTACGTAATTGAAAATGATCACTACGGAGAAGTAATGCCCAACCTGAAAAACAAAGGCCAGTGGCGGCACATGCTGGGAGATTACAATTCCACTCTTTCACTGGGTCTGGTAAAAATGCTGTTCAAAGGCATGATCAATGTAAGCACTTACCTGAACAAAGATGCAGCCAGGCAGGCCAAATGGCAACACATCCTCACACACCTGAGTCCATTTCCCACACAGGAGGTAGAGGGCAGGGTGCGTTTAAAAAGCGTAGAGAAAAGTCCTTCTCCCTGGCACAGCGGAGCAATGGGCCTGGCCAGGGTTTCCATTCATGGATTGATCCTTCCCGGAGAAGTGTGCGGCCCTGTTACGGATTCCGCATTCAACGCCATTTTACTGAGTGATGTTTCACATTGGAAAGACAAGATGCAGGGACCCGGCAGCTGGGGTAATACGTTCGGCAATGGTATTGAAACCTGTTTCCCGGCAGCCGTGCGTGTAGGTTACGATGCAGATGAGATCATTAAACAATTGAAAGCAAGGATCTATGCGCAATCCAACCGCAATGGCTGGATCACTGCAGCTGGAGGAGGAACGGAAACACTATCTGCCGTACCGCTCACCATCAATGAAATGCTGCTGCAAAGTTATGAAGGCCGCGTTCGCATTTTTCCTAACTGGAATCACAAAAGAGATGCAAAGTTCAATAACCTGCGGGCATATGGCGCTTTTGTGATCAGCAGCAGTTTGAAGAATGGTCGTGTTGAATACGTGAAACTGCAAAGCGAAAAAGGCCGTGACTGTGAGATGGAGAATCCATGGCCGGGTAAAGCAGTGAAACTTACACGCAATAACAAACCTGCATCCTCCATCTTAACAGGCAGGACCTTTACTTTTAAAACCAGCAAGAACGAATCGATTGAATTAAGCCCGCTTGAATAA
- a CDS encoding DUF4349 domain-containing protein produces the protein MRSSSIYWVAIPMVTLFACGNVHYDQKAEAVTENAAPAADTTSLQSSSRKRIKTADIRCRVQDVTAATTKLEKLVTSLDGIVVESVLRNDAQEQHEYPYSADSIRRVQLYTPVSTLTLKVPVTHLDSVVHTITAMAGYIDQRTLRDNDVTLQYLGNELRNAAVIKDERTTDHTKKDSELDVRQYSEDKKSAFIERKIANLGILENVAYSTITVQLFQPQVADVQIALNPASITRAGFGTETATAFRTGVNVTRSIFIFFLQLWPLWIIAILLWFGYKRLLFKRA, from the coding sequence ATGCGCAGTTCCTCTATCTATTGGGTAGCTATACCCATGGTGACTTTGTTTGCCTGCGGCAATGTTCACTACGATCAAAAAGCAGAAGCTGTTACGGAAAATGCTGCACCCGCTGCAGATACCACCTCTCTTCAATCATCTTCCCGCAAAAGAATTAAAACAGCAGATATCCGTTGCCGTGTGCAGGATGTAACTGCGGCTACCACAAAGCTGGAAAAACTTGTAACATCACTGGATGGTATTGTAGTAGAAAGCGTCCTGCGCAACGATGCACAGGAGCAGCATGAATACCCTTACAGCGCAGATTCCATTAGACGGGTACAGCTCTATACACCTGTATCTACCCTCACACTGAAAGTTCCTGTCACACATCTTGATTCCGTTGTGCACACCATCACAGCGATGGCCGGTTACATTGATCAGCGCACGCTGCGCGACAATGATGTTACCCTGCAATACCTGGGTAATGAACTAAGGAATGCAGCGGTGATCAAAGATGAACGTACAACTGATCACACTAAAAAAGACAGTGAACTGGATGTACGCCAGTACAGTGAAGACAAGAAATCAGCTTTCATTGAACGCAAGATCGCCAACCTGGGCATCCTGGAAAATGTGGCTTATTCTACTATCACTGTACAGTTATTTCAACCGCAGGTAGCAGATGTACAGATCGCACTCAACCCTGCCAGCATTACGCGTGCCGGGTTTGGTACAGAAACAGCAACCGCGTTCCGCACAGGTGTGAATGTAACACGCAGCATTTTCATTTTCTTCCTTCAGCTCTGGCCATTATGGATCATAGCCATCCTGCTCTGGTTTGGCTATAAGCGTTTGTTATTCAAGCGGGCTTAA
- a CDS encoding DUF4139 domain-containing protein — protein MKVLWTSFSLCLMSISVLAQSPLTGQASLESATVYRVGAELNHKARISLPKGRSELLISNVANVLDENSLQIAAGTNVTIMSATFERDFLKNENKSPAYLKLEDSLKSANRELTKTRNIRTSEENTLVLLDKNQSLHGNSASVAELIKLADYYKTKQLELRNSIAQLKEKEVVQEKQVTKIQQQMEELNANPDKNGGQLVLQVMAENAATADISISYLTPNAYWTVYYDLRSDKTTEPLKIIYKANVMQSTGIDWKKVKLTLSTGNPSQNGTAPVLSAWFLRYGTEAQIRSRITGAQLQNRIQTLEERAAPPPSAADAVVVGYANGVDSYTTANENQLSATFDIDIPYDIAPTGKQHSVTLKEYTLPARYKYYAVPKADPDAFLMAEITDYEKFNFLPGEANIIFENMYVGKSFIDPNATSDTLNLSVGRDKKVIVKREKITDVAAGVKFLGSQKKQTFTYEIRVRNAKKEPVNLLLKDQYPVSTDKNMEVELLESSDAAVNTETGVLTWKLSIEPGETKKVRLSYSVKYPKDKVIANL, from the coding sequence ATGAAAGTCTTATGGACCTCTTTCTCTTTGTGCCTGATGAGTATCAGCGTATTAGCCCAAAGCCCGCTGACAGGGCAAGCCAGCCTTGAATCCGCAACCGTTTACCGGGTAGGGGCGGAATTGAATCACAAAGCCCGTATCAGCCTGCCTAAGGGTAGAAGCGAGCTGCTGATCAGCAATGTAGCCAATGTGTTGGATGAAAACAGTCTCCAGATAGCGGCGGGTACCAATGTAACCATCATGTCTGCCACTTTTGAAAGGGACTTCCTGAAAAATGAAAATAAAAGCCCTGCCTACCTGAAGCTGGAAGACAGCCTGAAATCAGCCAACCGGGAACTGACCAAAACCCGTAATATCCGCACTTCGGAAGAAAATACCCTGGTGCTGCTGGATAAGAACCAGAGCTTGCATGGTAACTCTGCTTCTGTAGCTGAACTGATCAAGCTGGCTGATTACTATAAAACCAAACAATTAGAACTCCGGAACAGTATTGCCCAATTGAAGGAGAAAGAAGTGGTACAGGAAAAGCAGGTGACAAAGATCCAGCAGCAGATGGAAGAACTGAATGCCAATCCTGATAAGAATGGCGGGCAGTTGGTATTACAGGTGATGGCAGAGAATGCCGCCACCGCAGATATTTCCATCAGCTATCTCACCCCCAATGCATACTGGACCGTATACTATGATCTGCGTTCAGATAAAACCACTGAGCCGCTGAAGATCATTTACAAAGCTAATGTGATGCAATCCACGGGAATAGACTGGAAGAAAGTAAAACTCACTTTGTCCACCGGGAATCCTTCACAGAATGGTACGGCACCGGTATTATCAGCCTGGTTCCTTCGTTATGGAACAGAAGCTCAGATCCGTAGCCGCATAACCGGAGCGCAGTTGCAGAACAGGATACAAACATTAGAGGAGCGGGCTGCACCTCCTCCTTCTGCTGCTGACGCCGTAGTCGTTGGTTATGCAAATGGTGTTGATTCTTATACCACAGCCAATGAAAACCAACTCAGCGCCACCTTTGATATTGATATCCCATACGATATTGCCCCCACCGGCAAACAACACAGTGTAACGCTTAAAGAATACACGCTTCCTGCACGTTACAAATACTATGCAGTACCTAAAGCAGACCCGGATGCCTTCCTGATGGCAGAGATCACGGATTATGAGAAGTTTAACTTTTTGCCCGGAGAAGCCAACATCATATTTGAAAACATGTACGTAGGTAAATCATTCATCGATCCCAACGCTACATCAGATACCCTCAACCTCAGTGTGGGCCGTGATAAAAAAGTGATCGTGAAAAGAGAGAAGATCACGGATGTAGCCGCTGGTGTTAAATTCCTTGGCAGTCAAAAGAAACAAACATTCACTTATGAGATCCGTGTGCGCAACGCCAAGAAAGAACCTGTGAATCTCCTGCTGAAAGATCAGTATCCCGTTTCTACGGATAAGAATATGGAAGTGGAGTTACTGGAATCCTCCGATGCAGCCGTGAATACAGAAACGGGTGTGTTGACCTGGAAGCTGAGCATTGAGCCGGGAGAAACGAAGAAAGTGCGGTTAAGTTATTCCGTGAAGTATCCAAAAGATAAAGTCATTGCTAATCTGTAA
- a CDS encoding DUF5916 domain-containing protein codes for MRFYSCLLFCCLFSLPIFAQKKNDAYQLHIRRATSPVKIDGIVDEPAWAASDTATNFYMILPMDTSYAKVRTDVQMTYDDKNIYLLVVNYNGAPGPYMVESLRRDFAFLKNDNFLLFMDPFDDQTNGFSFGANAAGAQWDGLMYDGGKVDLSWENKWSSVVKNYPDKWIFEAAIPFKSIRYKKGITQWGINFGRNDLKTTEKSSWAPVPRQFPSASLAYTGVLVWDVPPPDPGVNVSLIPYLLGGVNKNYANGKDATFRGDAGLDAKIGITSSLNLDLTVNPDFSQVDVDKQVTNLDRFELFFPERRQFFLENGDQFTNFGYSTIRPFFSRRIGLGVPIHFGARLSGKLNKDWRLGVMNMQTGKQTATALPAQNFTVAALQRRMFARSNVGFIFINKESLNYNPDKALPGQPAYNRYNRNYGLEYNLASANNFWTGKAMVLKSNTPGRSGKDWVHAANLQYTSRVWNISWQHEYVGNNYNAEVGYVPRKGYIKLNPQITRLFFPKKGALLSHGPQLSTTNFFDEKMKRTDNEVLLSYGMVFRQRNTFTLWSSTSYIKLLQPFDPVNIGKDSLAAGSQHSWNTIGADYVSKPQSLFTYALSTRYGGYYADGKRFTFTGELGYRFQPYVSLALSANYNDIRLPQPWGNQAFWLVGPRVDVTMTNTLFFTGFMQYNEQMKNVNLNTRLQWRYRPASDLFIVYTDNYLPEPYYVKNRALVLKLVYWLNL; via the coding sequence GTGCGATTTTACTCTTGTCTCCTTTTCTGTTGTCTGTTCAGCCTGCCCATCTTTGCGCAAAAGAAGAATGACGCCTACCAGTTACATATCCGCAGGGCCACTTCTCCCGTCAAAATTGACGGCATCGTGGATGAACCTGCCTGGGCAGCATCGGACACGGCTACCAACTTTTATATGATCCTGCCCATGGACACGAGTTATGCAAAAGTGCGTACGGATGTACAAATGACCTATGATGATAAGAACATCTACCTGCTGGTAGTGAATTATAACGGCGCGCCCGGTCCTTATATGGTAGAATCCCTCCGCCGCGACTTCGCCTTCCTGAAGAATGATAACTTCCTGCTTTTCATGGACCCTTTCGATGATCAGACGAATGGTTTCTCCTTTGGCGCCAATGCTGCAGGCGCTCAGTGGGATGGATTGATGTATGATGGCGGGAAGGTAGACCTCAGCTGGGAAAACAAATGGAGTTCGGTTGTAAAGAACTACCCTGATAAATGGATCTTTGAAGCAGCCATCCCTTTCAAATCCATCCGGTATAAAAAAGGCATTACGCAATGGGGCATCAACTTCGGCAGAAATGATCTGAAAACAACAGAGAAAAGCAGCTGGGCACCGGTACCCCGGCAATTTCCTTCTGCTTCGCTAGCCTATACTGGCGTACTCGTTTGGGATGTGCCACCACCTGATCCGGGTGTGAATGTATCACTGATCCCTTACCTGCTGGGTGGCGTGAATAAGAACTATGCGAATGGGAAAGACGCCACATTCCGCGGAGATGCAGGGCTGGATGCCAAGATTGGGATCACTTCCTCTCTCAACCTGGACCTTACCGTGAACCCTGATTTCTCGCAGGTGGATGTAGATAAACAGGTCACTAACTTAGACCGTTTTGAATTGTTCTTTCCGGAAAGAAGGCAGTTCTTCCTGGAGAATGGGGATCAGTTCACCAACTTTGGTTATTCCACTATCCGTCCTTTCTTTTCGCGGCGTATAGGCCTTGGCGTGCCTATTCATTTTGGAGCGCGGCTAAGCGGTAAACTGAATAAGGACTGGCGTTTAGGGGTGATGAATATGCAAACCGGGAAACAAACGGCTACTGCTTTACCAGCGCAGAACTTTACAGTAGCCGCCCTGCAAAGGCGTATGTTTGCACGTTCCAATGTGGGCTTCATCTTTATCAATAAGGAATCATTGAACTACAATCCGGACAAAGCATTACCGGGCCAGCCTGCTTATAATCGCTATAACCGTAACTACGGGCTGGAATACAACCTGGCCTCTGCTAATAATTTCTGGACGGGGAAAGCCATGGTATTGAAATCCAATACACCGGGCAGGTCCGGGAAAGACTGGGTGCATGCGGCCAACCTGCAATATACCAGCCGTGTATGGAATATCAGCTGGCAGCATGAATACGTGGGCAACAATTATAATGCGGAAGTAGGTTATGTTCCCAGGAAGGGCTATATCAAACTGAATCCCCAGATCACGCGGCTCTTTTTCCCGAAGAAGGGTGCGCTGCTGAGTCATGGGCCACAACTGAGCACTACCAATTTCTTTGATGAAAAAATGAAACGTACGGATAATGAAGTATTGTTATCCTACGGTATGGTGTTCCGTCAGCGCAATACTTTTACGTTGTGGAGTTCTACCAGTTACATCAAATTACTGCAGCCTTTTGATCCGGTGAATATTGGGAAGGATAGTCTTGCTGCAGGTTCACAGCATAGCTGGAATACCATCGGCGCGGATTATGTATCTAAACCGCAAAGTCTTTTTACGTATGCATTATCCACCCGTTACGGCGGTTATTATGCAGATGGTAAACGTTTCACTTTTACGGGTGAACTGGGTTACCGTTTTCAGCCTTATGTGAGCCTTGCTTTGAGTGCGAACTATAATGATATCCGTTTACCGCAACCATGGGGTAACCAGGCATTCTGGCTGGTGGGGCCACGTGTGGATGTGACCATGACGAATACGCTTTTCTTCACGGGTTTTATGCAATACAATGAACAGATGAAGAATGTGAACCTGAATACGCGTTTGCAATGGCGTTACCGGCCCGCTTCAGACCTGTTCATTGTATATACAGACAATTACCTTCCGGAACCTTACTACGTAAAGAACAGGGCGCTGGTGCTTAAACTGGTGTATTGGTTAAACTTGTAG
- a CDS encoding LLM class flavin-dependent oxidoreductase, with the protein MEKIRLSILDQSHVRLGSTTANAMQETLALAKLADELGYYRYWVSEHHNIANIAGSTPEVLLGFLGGQTKQIRLGAAGIMLPNHSALKVAENFRMLEALFPGRVDLGIGRAPGGDRVTARLLNPTNTFSEAEFVQQIVDLQHFLTDKHQQVKAMPKAETVPPLWMLTSSGGSASLAAHFGSALSFAQFINPTGGPEVVAQYRKHFKPSATLKAPEANFGIFAFCSEDEEAIERWQTVFDYRILHIERGRDTPLPSYEEIADMEYMPEEQLRINYNRGRMISGTPKRMRQQIETLCAQYGVNEVVLATISENAEERVNSFKLLAKEFGI; encoded by the coding sequence ATGGAAAAGATCAGATTAAGTATCCTGGACCAATCTCATGTTAGGCTGGGCAGCACCACCGCCAATGCCATGCAGGAAACCCTGGCCCTGGCTAAACTGGCGGACGAACTGGGTTATTACCGGTACTGGGTATCGGAACATCATAATATTGCGAATATAGCAGGCTCTACGCCGGAAGTGTTGTTAGGATTCCTGGGCGGGCAGACCAAACAGATCAGGCTGGGTGCCGCAGGCATTATGCTTCCCAATCACAGTGCTTTAAAAGTAGCGGAGAACTTCCGGATGCTGGAAGCTTTATTCCCCGGCAGAGTGGACCTGGGGATTGGCCGTGCGCCGGGAGGCGACAGGGTAACGGCGCGTTTACTGAATCCCACCAATACTTTCAGTGAAGCAGAGTTTGTGCAGCAGATCGTGGACCTGCAGCATTTTCTTACAGATAAACATCAGCAGGTGAAGGCCATGCCCAAAGCGGAAACGGTTCCTCCTTTGTGGATGCTCACTTCCAGCGGCGGCAGTGCCAGCCTTGCAGCACATTTCGGGTCTGCACTTTCTTTTGCACAATTCATCAATCCCACAGGCGGGCCAGAAGTAGTTGCACAATACCGCAAACATTTCAAGCCTTCCGCTACCCTCAAAGCACCGGAAGCTAACTTCGGCATCTTTGCCTTTTGTTCAGAAGATGAAGAAGCCATTGAGAGATGGCAGACCGTATTTGACTACCGTATCCTGCATATTGAAAGAGGAAGGGATACCCCGCTTCCTTCTTATGAAGAGATCGCCGACATGGAATATATGCCGGAGGAACAATTACGGATCAATTATAACCGTGGGCGCATGATATCCGGCACTCCTAAAAGAATGCGGCAACAGATAGAAACACTTTGCGCACAATATGGTGTGAATGAAGTGGTGTTAGCTACCATTTCCGAAAACGCGGAAGAAAGGGTTAATTCGTTTAAATTGCTGGCCAAGGAATTCGGAATTTAA
- a CDS encoding glycoside hydrolase family 30 protein, which yields MKQRIFLTLIVCAFSAIYCKGNGTDAPGPIGPSPGPPGPVASDVAFWLTKPDKSVLFKKQHVNLVFKDAANAFPTITVDDTQSFQGIDGFGYTLTGGSATLINSLSPAKQDALLKELFLWDSTFIGVSYLRVSIGASDLSAGTFSYNDLPAGQTDPNLLQFSISKEQTDLIPVLKKIVALNPHIKILGSPWSAPTWMKTNNDFKGGSLKPEFYGVYAKYFVKYIQAMKAEGITIDAITPQNEPLHGGNNPSMVMQAAEQAAFIRDHLGPAFRAANITTKIITYDHNADRPDYPADILKDPGARQFVDGSAFHLYGGSITALTQLHNAFPDKHIYFTEQWVGGPGNFAGDLQWHVGTLIIGATRNWSRNVLEWNLAADANYKPHTEGGCTTCLGALTIGTDVSRNVAYYIIAHASKFVRPGSVRIASDISGNLENVAFKTPDGKKVLIVLNNGNAPQSFNIRFNGKTVTTELVNGAVGTYVW from the coding sequence ATGAAGCAAAGAATCTTTCTGACACTGATTGTCTGCGCCTTTAGCGCCATCTATTGCAAAGGGAACGGAACTGATGCCCCCGGTCCTATAGGCCCGTCACCCGGCCCTCCGGGACCGGTAGCCTCTGATGTGGCCTTCTGGTTAACCAAACCGGATAAGTCTGTATTATTCAAAAAACAACATGTAAACCTGGTGTTTAAGGATGCAGCGAATGCATTCCCCACCATCACGGTAGACGATACACAATCCTTCCAGGGCATTGATGGGTTTGGCTATACCCTCACGGGAGGAAGCGCCACCCTCATCAATTCATTATCTCCCGCTAAACAGGATGCGCTCCTGAAAGAATTATTCCTGTGGGACAGTACTTTCATTGGTGTTAGTTACCTCCGTGTAAGTATTGGTGCCTCAGACCTGAGCGCCGGTACTTTCTCGTACAACGACCTGCCTGCAGGGCAAACAGATCCAAACTTGCTGCAGTTCAGTATCAGTAAAGAGCAAACGGACCTGATCCCTGTATTGAAAAAGATTGTGGCCCTGAATCCCCATATCAAAATACTGGGTTCGCCCTGGAGCGCACCTACCTGGATGAAAACCAATAATGATTTTAAAGGAGGCAGCCTGAAGCCGGAATTTTATGGTGTGTATGCAAAATATTTCGTAAAATACATTCAGGCCATGAAAGCGGAAGGTATTACGATTGATGCTATCACCCCTCAGAATGAACCCTTGCATGGCGGAAATAATCCCAGTATGGTGATGCAGGCTGCTGAACAGGCGGCATTCATCAGGGACCACCTGGGGCCGGCCTTCCGGGCGGCAAATATCACAACCAAAATCATTACTTATGATCACAATGCAGATCGCCCTGATTATCCTGCTGATATCCTTAAGGATCCTGGAGCCAGGCAATTTGTGGACGGTTCGGCTTTTCATCTTTATGGTGGTTCTATTACTGCTTTAACCCAGCTGCACAATGCTTTCCCCGATAAGCATATCTACTTCACGGAGCAGTGGGTGGGCGGCCCCGGAAACTTTGCCGGTGATCTGCAATGGCATGTAGGTACCCTCATTATCGGCGCTACCCGTAACTGGAGCCGCAATGTACTGGAATGGAACCTCGCTGCAGATGCCAATTATAAACCACATACGGAAGGAGGATGCACGACCTGCCTCGGTGCCCTCACTATTGGTACAGATGTATCAAGGAATGTAGCTTACTACATCATCGCACACGCATCTAAATTCGTAAGGCCGGGCTCAGTACGCATTGCATCAGACATTTCGGGTAACCTGGAAAATGTGGCATTCAAAACGCCGGATGGAAAAAAAGTACTGATCGTGCTGAATAACGGGAATGCTCCGCAATCGTTTAACATCCGTTTTAATGGAAAAACAGTCACCACGGAACTGGTGAATGGTGCGGTGGGAACTTATGTATGGTAA